One genomic window of Panicum hallii strain FIL2 chromosome 6, PHallii_v3.1, whole genome shotgun sequence includes the following:
- the LOC112896878 gene encoding (S)-beta-macrocarpene synthase-like, giving the protein MYIHRDFSKAQMSLIDAWLQVGYTSSKRDKMASGHEDGRPGSGQEEMKKPSASTFHPTLWGDFFLSHEPPTSPQEIQMRERAEVLRQEVRKIIKGSNNDLPAMLDLIITLQRLSLDYHYEDEISEMLHNVYSSNHYDGDLNVVSRRFYLLRKSGYNVPSDVFLKFQDKQGNFVDADITSLLSLYNAAYLRTHREPLLDEAISFARKCLQGGLENLESPLAEEVSLALDTPLFRRVGILETRNFIPVYEKEATRKEAILEFAKINFNLLQLLYCEELKDVTAWWKNLNVEANFHFVRNRIVEMYFWMNGACHEPQYSHSRIILAKMMGFITILDDFIDTYATTEESTQLAEAVFRWDKDAITLLPEYTRDFYMFLLKTFCSFEEELGTGKSYRVFYLRKMLKQLVQAYIEELKWRDENYIPETLSEHLGLSMRSSGGSPLLCASLVGMGEIVTRETLDWFLSYPQLVRSFDSFVRLSDDMASTEREQKGDHNVSTVQCYMKEHGTTMHEACKRIKELTEDLWKDMVQHHLASTEQTAIVSRMVLNLARTGDYMYQNNIDKFTSSHTIKEAIRLLFVEPIPV; this is encoded by the exons ATGTACATCCATCGAGATTTCTCAAAGGCACAAATGAGTCTCATTGATGCATGGCTGCAGGTTGGCTATACATCGAGCAAGAGGGATAAAATGGCGTCAGGGCATGAAGATGGTCGTCCTGGCTCTGGCCAGGAGGAGATGAAGAAGCCATCTGCTTCCACCTTCCACCCGACTCTCTGGGGTGACTTCTTCCTTTCTCACGAACCGCCGACTTCACCACAG GAAATTCAAATGCGGGAAAGGGCTGAAGTGCTAAGGCAAGAAGTGAGGAAGATAATCAAAGGCTCAAATAATGATTTGCCAGCGATGTTGGACCTTATAATCACACTGCAGAGACTTAGTCTTGACTACCACTACGAGGATGAGATCAGCGAGATGCTGCACAATGTTTACAGCTCTAATCACTACGATGGTGACCTAAATGTAGTCTCCCGTCGATTTTATCTTCTGCGTAAAAGCGGCTACAACGTGCCATCTG ATGTATTTCTAAAATTTCAAGATAAACAAGGGAATTTTGTTGATGCTGATATtacaagcttgttaagcttgtACAATGCAGCGTATCTGAGGACTCATAGAGAGCCATTGCTTGATGAGGCAATTTCCTTCGCCAGAAAATGCCTTCAAGGTGGACTAGAAAATCTGGAATCGCCTCTTGCTGAGGAAGTGTCACTTGCCCTTGACACACCTCTTTTTCGAAGGGTCGGGATTTTGGAAACGAGAAACTTCATACCCGTTTATGAAAAGGAGGCTACACGAAAGGAAGCTATATTAGAGTTTGCAAAAATAAACTTTAACCTTTTGCAACTTCTTTACTGTGAGGAGCTAAAAGATGTCACAGC GTGGTGGAAGAATCTCAATGTTGAAGCCAATTTTCATTTTGTGAGAAATAGGATAGTGGAAATGTATTTCTGGATGAATGGAGCATGTCATGAGCCTCAATATTCTCACTCCCGAATTATACTTGCAAAGATGATGGGCTTTATTACTATATTAGATGATTTCATTGACACATATGCTACCACTGAAGAGAGCACACAACTTGCCGAAGCTGTTTTCAG GTGGGACAAGGATGCCATAACTTTGCTTCCAGAATACACAAGGGATTTCTACATGTTCTTATTGAAGACATTTTGTTCATTTGAGGAGGAATTAGGAACTGGGAAGAGCTACCGTGTGTTTTATTTAAGAAAGATG TTAAAGCAACTAGTGCAAGCATACATTGAGGAACTTAAATGGCGCGATGAAAATTATATACCAGAAACATTGAGTGAACATCTTGGACTTTCAATGAGAAGCAGCGGGGGCTCTCCACTACTATGTGCTTCACTGGTTGGAATGGGTGAAATAGTAACAAGAGAGACACTTGACTGGTTTCTAAGCTATCCTCAGCTTGTCAGGTCGTTTGATTCATTTGTGCGACTTTCAGATGACATGGCATCAACTGAG CGTGAGCAAAAAGGGGATCACAATGTCTCCACTGTCCAGTGCTACATGAAGGAGCATGGAACAACGATGCACGAAGCATGCAAAAGAATAAAAGAGCTCACCGAAGATCTATGGAAGGACATGGTCCAGCATCACCTTGCAAGCACCGAGCAAACAGCGATCGTGTCACGTATGGTGCTTAACTTGGCACGAACTGGAGATTACATGTATCAGAACAACATCGACAAATTCACTTCTTCGCACACTATCAAAGAGGCGATAAGGCTACTCTTTGTGGAGCCAATACCAGTGTGA